The following nucleotide sequence is from Solanum dulcamara chromosome 7, daSolDulc1.2, whole genome shotgun sequence.
AGCTTCACTACTTGTCCACAATATAGTTCAACCAAAAACAGGCTGATTAAAACTAGTTAATAGTCCATTTTACTTGTGAGAAGTTCTTTAGTAATTGCCTCATTAAAACAGAACGAAATAAATCGACATAATGGAGAGCAACAAATTACAGACCGTAATGACAACTCCACCACCTTGCTTTGGACCTAAAGTGAGTCCCAATGGCTTATCAACTTCAACTTCGATATTCTTTGTAGCAGCAGCTTTTCTTGCAGTAATCTCAAGGCCTCTACTTCCACCAATAGCAATATTCCTCTTACTCTCCGCACCTAAGAACAAATTCGAAACGCTCCTTTTGGCCTCTCGTAGTGATAGCCCTTGAAAACTAGTTTTCTGAAGAGGTAAAATAACTTGACATAAGGTAAAAACACCCAAAATTCAGAACACACCattgaaaatcaaaaaataatttgacaTGTTTATCCCATGAAAAGAAATTAAGCCTCCAGGCAGGGGTGGATCCAGGTAAGGCTAAGTGGAACTCAGGGGGTTCGAACTCTCTTCAGCAAAAAATCACACTTTTTACACATTGTTAATTTTTTTAGGTATATATATTAGTTGTTGAACCTTTTCGTTTGTTTATGTATTTACTTATTCATGTTTAGAACTCCTTAGTGAAAATCATGGGTCTGCCACGGCCTCCAAGTGAAGAGGCCTATTGAGACATAACATAACACATTTTGATTATGATATTTGACTAAACATATTTAACCTTCAATTAATGGAAATACACACTTTTGATTGATTTTCTAGTGAATATTCACAAATCTACCACAAATTTTAACCGCGTCACTGCTTAATTACTCATGTGTTAATACTATTGTTCTAAAAGAGTGCAAATATATAATCAAAGTTCAAATGTGTTTAGTCAAATATCACAGAATTTACAAATAATTGGAAGACTAAAAATGCTAATTTACAAATAATTGGAGGACTAAAAATGCTATTATCTTACttaaatgattaaaaatatatatatatttaaatgagATGATCAACCACTGCGACTATAATGAATTATATTATACCTGGGGTGGAGTGGTGATGATGGATGATTTGAGAGATGGGATGGAGGCATTAGATTTGGTAATGCTAAGGTTTCTTGAATAAGAAACAGAGCAGGAAGAGGAGGCAGCAccagcaacaacaacaccagATGCCATGATTTTTGGTACGTTAAATTTTCCACTTAGCGGAGAGAGGAAAATAGtgtgtttttgtttgtttgggATGTGGTGTGATGTGTGCCTGTAATTTGGGTTCGTGTCAGCAATTGGAGAAGTTATGTGGAGAGGATAACAATCCAGTGGCAGATAGCTTGGCCTTACAGTTGAGCCACACGCCCCAAATGCACTTTTGtaccttttatcttgttttaTATATTACTGTTCGGTTGAACTTTTAAAATTgagttatttttaataagaaattaattaatttttgaaaaaaaaatatatatttttaaaagagtatTTATGGTAAGAAATAGTTTGTTTTTTATCAATAAACttcaataataattaatatttgatcaagttttttaaaaaaacgatttctaagtgtaatttttttcaaaatactttttttaaaaatactataGTGTTTAGTTTCTGAAAATAGTTTTTGTTATTCTCGAGAAGTActtattttttctcaaaaagcTTGATCAAATAccttatatatttaaaattttaaaaggaaaacCTACACTTAGTAGACACAAAAACAAACTAATTATCCGTTCGTAGTCCACCCTTAATTAACTCTCTCTATGTCCTTTTGTTCCAAACAAACTACCCCGCGTGCCTCCTTTCTATTCAAGACCTGATTCGCCTTTATGATACCATtacgatatatatactatgatggtatcattcaTTATTTGTGTATTTTTTTCTGAATGTCTAGTCGTTCCTCAATAATACTATAACAATATGCAATATATTGTTATGGTGTTACCGAGTATTTTAGAAGTGTCTCATTAATGATTGAGGATTAACTTGGTGAAATAGTGGTTGTTCCTCAATTATATtatttcaatatcatgataatatatgaatatattgtgGTAGTATCATTCATGTAACATCGAAAAACTTAGGAAAACCTTtatgataccatcaaagtataaatATACTATAATGGTATTATTCTGTGTTTGTGCAATTTTTCCTAAATGTTTGGTTGTTCGttaataataccataacagTATGTCATATACTGTTATAGTATTATTGAGGATTTAGAAGCTCCACATTAAAGATTGAGGATTGACTTTGTAAAATATTGGTTATTCTTGACAATTATATcatttcaatatcatgattGGTAGTATCATTCATGTACAAATGACGTGGAAAAATCTTTATGATAGCATCACAGTATTATACCGATATGATATCATTCTACATTTGtacaaattttcttgaatgtctAGTTGTTCCTCAATGATATTACAATAGCATACTATATATTGTTATGATATTATTGAGGATTTAGAAGTTCCACATTAAAGATTGAGGATTAGTTTTGTGAAATAGTGGTTGTTCCTCAATTATACtatttcaatatcatgataatatacaaatatattgtTATAGTAACATTCATGTACCATCGAATAACCTAGAAAaaccttttatatatatatatatatacacactatgAAGGTATCATTTAGtatttatacaatttttcctGAATTTTCTATTATTCCTCAATGTATTATAACAATATGTTTCtggtttcttctttttcaaCTCAATATAGAATTTCACGCTCATATTATTAGATATTTTCAGTAGAGGGAATTCAGATGTAACTGCATACTTGATCTCGATAATTTCAAAAGCAACaattttgaattgatttgagatttgtttgACTAAATTTTTGTAATTGAAAATAGATTCTATTATTATTGTCTCAACATCAAAGCTGATGTATTGTTGCTTTGAATTCAAACTTTCATGATATTGTAGGAGAATCACAACCTCCTCCACTGATAGAACATTGTGGAATCGAGTGTTGATTTGAATTGGGAAAGGGGTTGCATAGGGGAGAGCagagttttcttttttttgaatgGTTGAAGAAAGGAATGTCGCGTGATTTGAGAGTATTAATTGTAAAAGGGTATTTGTCTGTAATCATTTTGTTGCTACGAGACATGGACTTAGTTTTTCCCATTTTAAAAAGGGGAAATTAGATAAAATATCTATTAGGTTATATTTCTTACACAAAAATAAGcccacttaaaaaaaataagccaTTTATTAAAACAAATGCTCTTTCCTTACAAAATTTCGCCCgcttcatcatcttcttcttaattgcttcttcttcttcttaattgCTTTTCTTCCTGATgttgttgtttcttcttcttcttcttaattgCTTTTCTTCCAGAtgtttttgtttcttcttcttgtttctgTGCTAATGTGAATCGTTTCAAGcgaattatatatcaaaagacttgaaacataaaaaaaaattatatctaaaatttgagagTGATATATACTACATGTATAGTCGATGTATACTTCATATATAGTTATAGCTATATCCAATTTTttaattgtatcataatatataatcaATATATTACTTATGTATAGATAagctatattatatagtaaatgTATATACGTAATTTCTATGACTTTTAGCGAgcaaattttcatttttaagcATACAGAGGTAGTGGGTATGAGGAGAAATGAGAGAAAATGAATTTGAGGGTGGCGGAAAAACTCAGAAGGCAACGAGTGAAtttaaagttataatgatgaagagcaagtataataattaaatttaaggAGAAGTACGAACATTAAAATCTCAACACAAACAACCACAAACGCCATCTCAACACAAACGACCAACTAAGCACCCCAACTAAAAGCTAGTATTATTACAGATACTGGTAACAACTGCAGAACAATTACATTTGCAAACAAAAATAGCTTACGACTGATTGGTGAAACAAGTACACAATTATTTGTTTATCTCTTACAACTATGGAACAAAGCACAACgaatttttgatattgttggACTAACAATTCAAACCAGTCCCACCAAGTTTCTGTTTTATGATTTCATCCAACTGTTGAGCCATTTCTACAGTTAGATGATTTCTCCAATCTCCAACTTCACCTTTCCTCAAGAAATGCCGGTTCTCAACAGCATAGTGTGAACCGAATTTTTGCACTCCGGTCTTATTCACTTCCAAactgctcaaattctcaaagctACAAAGCCTTACAATCTTCTGCACGACctcttctctctcttcttctaaGCAAAATGGCTTATCCAAGAACTTAGCCAATTTGGTAACACAGACAACAGGGTCTTTCTTCATGTCTTCGTAATTCAAAAAAAGTACCTTGTCTGGATTTTCCAAGCTTGCATTCCAATAACCCAATACATGATCCCAAAAGGGACCATAATGTGATACCCCTTTGCAAAACAGATCAAACGCCTCTTCCATTGGAAAAGAAGGCAGATCTTTTGGtcttaattttttcatataatgCCAATTTGAGATGAAAACATCCTTAGCCTCGCGAAAGACGTACACAATCTTGCAACCAAAAGACATGACAGATATTGGTAACAAAGAATAAGGAATGTGTGTTGCAAAAAGGCAATGCGGAGAAGATGAAATTCGATAATCATTGTAGGAAGCTTCATCTCGTATGATGGCTTCCAAGTAAGGAAGGTTATCATGGGGGGCATTGGTAAGTAAAGGGTGAGAGGAGAAATCGAATCGATCACGATTCATGATGGCAAAAGTTAGGGCCTTGAACCATGTTGTTCCTGATTTTGGTGAAGTAGCTAGAAAAATATCTGTGGGTTCAGTTTTGAAGCATTGTTGCGTACTCTTAACTCCCTTAAGAGCTCCCAAAGTGAAACAAAAGGACTTATATTGGTAAAGATGCTCAGTTCTCCAGCCTTTTTCTTTGGGAAGTCTTGTGAgcatatcattttcatcatcgTGTTGTGAAATTGATATGTCCATGGGAGGTAGATTATATAAACTCTACACCAAATTAATTCCTAGTGTTCATAAGCTTGAATTGGAGATGAAGCCACTCATCAGCTTCAATTTATAATGTGAAGAGGAAAACAATCCAGTGGTATATTCACACGCCCCCACTGAACTACTTGCACTACTGTACCTTCTGCTCCCTCTGTTCTTTTTTAATCGTCACGTTGCGTTTTTcgaaatataatttttctaaatttaaaattaaattaaaaaagggcagcccggtgcactaaagctcccgctatgcgcggggtccggggaagggcctgaccacaaggatctattaaaattaaattaaattacattaatttgatattttaaaataaaaataataatattaaaaagcTATACGAAAACTACTATAAATTACAATTTTTGAATAGGGCATATTGATATCATCGCAAGAAAAATAAATGGGAACAAGAAAATTCATGTACCGTGTACGTGTCCAAATTCATGCATGGGTCTCTAATAAGGTTCAGAGAAACAATCACATGAATGCATATTTACACACAACTGAGGAATGAGCTTACATGCAAAATGTCCGTGCCTTGGATTTGATGATGAAGTTGGAAAATGAGCTTTCTTCAAAAAAGGATCAACCacatgcatcataaaataattataagtattttatcCTAGAGCATGCACTCCACATGTCTCAACCAAGTTGTTATAGTAACAGAGTCACCAATTTAATCAAGGTAtgcaaaattaaatatatatttataatagttaatatttaaatttttgtaCATCAAGGTGTACGCCGAATTATCCTTTCTTTTAGGTGGCTCATGTTGGGGGAGGaaacaccacaactaaagtttgatatgacaataaatatgaaaataaattgaatacgagaattttacgtgaaaacccctctaactgatagaaggaaaaaaccacgaggtagaaggatctcactataaaaatatggagtacaaagctctcaaatacaaggagaaaacaacaattaacacttctctcttgtaaaaggagcaactactaaagaggacactcaagactacaatatttatcttggtgtataactctctttgtatttttactctttttttctgggatgatctaaatgagggcaggaggccctctatttataggcgGAAGAAAAACGCGTAAACGCGTTTTCAAAAATGTGTAAAGATTTATTGGCAACAACCAAGTCAAAAAAGGGTTGCTGCCAACTTTGACAAGTTAAAAATGCTGGCAGCCCTTTTTGACTTCTCTTCCTCTAGCATTGGCAGCCCTTTTTGACTTCTCTTCCTCTAGCATTTTCtagcattctcccacttgaagatttaattgagaatcaattaactCTTCATACCATCCTTTCGACCCAAATTACTGCAAtattacgtttctgctaggctaATAGAAGATCGACATCATTTAaacttgttattgttgatcggcttcgtaaacatatctgctaggttgtcattagtgtgaattttctgaatatccacactgcctttttccaccttctcacgaacaaagtgatactgaactcatatgtgctttgtcctagagtgaaatgccggattctttgcaagatgcaaagcgctctgactgtcacaaaacagagcaaccttctcttgtttgtgcccgagctcctccaataacatcagcatccatattgcctctttgctagcttgtgtagctgctacatattctacttccgtcgtagatgttgtcacgatagattgcagttttgaaacccagcttacagctcctccaccAAGAGTAAATACATAActtgtggtggacttgcttttatcaagatcacctacataatctgaatcaacataacctttaacagtaaaatctgatcctccataacacattgcaatatctgaggtacccttgatatatctaAAGATCCTCTTAATAGTATTTCAATGCCCTCTatcaggattagccatgtatcgactaaccacttcCACTgtttgtgcaatgtcaggtcttgtacataccatggcgaacattaaattTCCCattgctgatgcatacggtactcgagacatctccatcctctttacttcattgctaggact
It contains:
- the LOC129896109 gene encoding flavonol sulfotransferase-like, whose product is MDISISQHDDENDMLTRLPKEKGWRTEHLYQYKSFCFTLGALKGVKSTQQCFKTEPTDIFLATSPKSGTTWFKALTFAIMNRDRFDFSSHPLLTNAPHDNLPYLEAIIRDEASYNDYRISSSPHCLFATHIPYSLLPISVMSFGCKIVYVFREAKDVFISNWHYMKKLRPKDLPSFPMEEAFDLFCKGVSHYGPFWDHVLGYWNASLENPDKVLFLNYEDMKKDPVVCVTKLAKFLDKPFCLEEEREEVVQKIVRLCSFENLSSLEVNKTGVQKFGSHYAVENRHFLRKGEVGDWRNHLTVEMAQQLDEIIKQKLGGTGLNC